The following nucleotide sequence is from Corynebacterium hindlerae.
CCCTGCAGATGAGCCAGTACTGTCCGTCCCGGATTTTGCCGAAAAAATGGGCGTGGTTGTCACCCGCGTCATGCACCTGCTCCGCGATCACCAGTTGATCGCCGTCAAGCGCGACGGTGTGAAGTACATTCCGGCTCGTTTCCTTTCCGACGACGGCCAGCTCGTCAAGTTTGTCCCAGGCGTCATCGCCCTGCTTTCCGACGGCGGGTTCACCGATGATGAAATCCTCCGCTACCTCTTTACCGAAGACGACTCCCTGCCCGGAAGGCCAGTTGACGCCCTCCATGGCCATTTGGCCCGTGAAGTGATGCGACGCGCGCAGTCGATGGGTTTCTAATCGCCCTTGTTTGGGGCGGGACGCTCCGCCCCAAACACATAACTGGTGAGCAGCCACGCCAGCACCGCAACCGAGGTCATCCAGACGAAGTTGTACAGCATGTGGTTGCCGCTGCCAGCAAATGATGCCGCGATCACCATGGA
It contains:
- a CDS encoding Rv2175c family DNA-binding protein, which codes for MDVSSIPSAHDVLPADEPVLSVPDFAEKMGVVVTRVMHLLRDHQLIAVKRDGVKYIPARFLSDDGQLVKFVPGVIALLSDGGFTDDEILRYLFTEDDSLPGRPVDALHGHLAREVMRRAQSMGF